In Nocardioides cavernae, a single genomic region encodes these proteins:
- a CDS encoding acyl-CoA thioesterase, with protein MRHLYRCPLRWADLDLLGHVNNVTYVDYLQEARVDMFRTHAPDSRAEDLAEGVVVVRHEVTYVSSLTFGFEPVSIECWVTEIRAASFTMAYEVFEEDESGERTVFLRARTVLTPYVFATERPRRLHAEERESLGRLLEPDEPVRPPAAPQVVDVPGGHYPVHVRFSDVDVYGHVNNVKYFEYFQEARIQLMVASGRELGQGFHLVVAQTDVDYRRPILFRAEPYDCSTWVSHIGSTSVVFESVVRDGDDVLARAKVVGVCIDSATGRPAPVPEEFRDMVGAVTPSS; from the coding sequence GTGCGCCATCTCTACCGCTGTCCCCTCCGGTGGGCCGACCTCGACCTGCTCGGCCACGTCAACAACGTCACCTACGTCGACTACCTCCAGGAGGCGCGGGTGGACATGTTCCGCACCCACGCCCCCGACAGTCGTGCGGAGGACCTGGCCGAGGGCGTCGTGGTGGTCCGGCACGAGGTGACCTACGTGTCCTCGCTGACGTTCGGCTTCGAACCGGTCTCGATCGAGTGCTGGGTCACCGAGATCCGCGCCGCGAGCTTCACGATGGCCTACGAGGTCTTCGAGGAGGACGAGTCGGGGGAGCGCACCGTGTTCCTCCGGGCGCGCACGGTGCTCACCCCGTACGTCTTCGCCACCGAGCGGCCGCGTCGGCTCCACGCCGAGGAGCGTGAGTCGCTCGGCCGCCTGCTCGAGCCCGACGAGCCGGTGCGACCGCCGGCCGCGCCCCAGGTCGTCGACGTGCCGGGCGGGCACTACCCGGTGCACGTCCGCTTCAGCGACGTGGACGTCTACGGGCACGTGAACAACGTGAAGTACTTCGAGTACTTCCAGGAGGCGCGCATCCAGCTCATGGTCGCAAGCGGCCGCGAGCTCGGTCAGGGCTTCCACCTCGTCGTCGCGCAGACCGACGTCGACTACCGGCGCCCGATCCTCTTCCGCGCCGAGCCCTACGACTGCTCGACCTGGGTCTCGCACATCGGCAGCACGTCCGTCGTGTTCGAGTCCGTCGTCCGCGACGGCGACGACGTGCTGGCCCGCGCGAAGGTGGTCGGCGTGTGCATCGACAGCGCGACCGGACGCCCGGCACCCGTGCCCGAGGAGTTCCGCGACATGGTCGGGGCCGTCACTCCATCGAGTTGA
- a CDS encoding acetyl-CoA C-acetyltransferase: MPEAVIVSAARTPIGRANKGSLKDFRPDDLTVLAVQAALDKVPDLDPTAIEDLLLGCGLPGGESGNNMARVVTTLLGLEVPGATVTRYCSSSVQTTRMAFHAIKAGEGDIFVSAGVETVSRFAKGTSDHLPDTRNPLFADAGARTAELAKGGQDWHDPREDGHLPDIYVAMGQTAENVARLRGLDRKELDEFAVRSQNLAEKAIADGFWEREITPVTTPDGTVVTQDDGPRAGVTYDAIAGLDPVFRPDGVVTAGNCCALNDGAAAVVVMSDTKAAELGLTPLARIVSTGVSGLSPEIMGLGPVEATKNALKHAGMGIGDIDLVEINEAFAAQVVPSYQDLGIDLDRLNVNGGAIAVGHPFGMTGARLQNTMLNSLDWHDRSTGLITMCVGGGQGMAMILERLS, translated from the coding sequence ATGCCCGAGGCAGTGATCGTTTCCGCAGCGCGCACCCCCATCGGCCGCGCCAACAAGGGCTCGCTCAAGGACTTCCGTCCCGACGACCTCACCGTCCTCGCCGTGCAGGCCGCGCTGGACAAGGTCCCCGACCTCGACCCCACGGCGATCGAGGACCTGCTGCTCGGCTGCGGGCTGCCGGGCGGGGAGTCGGGCAACAACATGGCGCGCGTGGTGACGACCCTCCTCGGCCTCGAGGTCCCCGGCGCGACGGTCACCCGTTACTGCTCGTCGTCGGTGCAGACGACGCGGATGGCGTTCCACGCGATCAAGGCCGGTGAGGGCGACATCTTCGTCTCGGCCGGCGTCGAGACCGTCTCCCGCTTCGCGAAGGGCACCTCCGACCACCTCCCCGACACCCGCAACCCGCTCTTCGCGGACGCCGGCGCACGCACCGCGGAGCTCGCGAAGGGCGGCCAGGACTGGCACGACCCGCGCGAGGACGGCCACCTGCCCGACATCTACGTCGCTATGGGCCAGACCGCGGAGAACGTCGCCCGGCTCCGCGGGCTCGACCGCAAGGAGCTCGACGAGTTCGCCGTCCGCTCGCAGAACCTCGCCGAGAAGGCGATCGCCGACGGCTTCTGGGAGCGCGAGATCACCCCGGTCACGACGCCCGACGGCACGGTCGTCACCCAGGACGACGGCCCGCGCGCCGGAGTGACGTACGACGCCATCGCCGGCCTCGACCCGGTGTTCCGCCCCGACGGCGTCGTCACGGCCGGCAACTGCTGCGCGCTCAACGACGGCGCGGCGGCGGTCGTCGTCATGTCCGACACCAAGGCGGCCGAGCTCGGCCTCACCCCGCTGGCGCGGATCGTGTCCACCGGCGTCTCGGGCCTCTCCCCCGAGATCATGGGCCTCGGCCCGGTCGAGGCGACGAAGAACGCGCTGAAGCATGCCGGCATGGGCATCGGCGACATCGACCTCGTGGAGATCAACGAGGCCTTCGCCGCCCAGGTCGTGCCGTCCTACCAGGACCTCGGCATCGACCTCGACCGGCTCAACGTCAACGGCGGCGCCATCGCGGTCGGCCACCCCTTCGGCATGACCGGGGCCCGCCTGCAGAACACGATGCTCAACAGCCTCGACTGGCACGACAGGTCCACCGGCCTGATCACCATGTGCGTCGGCGGCGGCCAGGGCATGGCGATGATCCTCGAGCGGCTCTCCTGA
- a CDS encoding DUF5130 family protein: MAAGDALTEADRLALDKTIRLAEQTCRFEFSVYVGPVEGDDTRAWATRLHNRLVVPARSVLVLVDPRRRVIEVVTGGDVRRHLSDAEVELAVLEMTSEFTAGNMLVGLQRGIAMLAEHARPQTTLHA, translated from the coding sequence GTGGCCGCTGGTGACGCGCTGACCGAGGCCGACCGGCTGGCCCTCGACAAGACGATCCGTCTCGCCGAGCAGACCTGCCGCTTCGAGTTCTCCGTCTACGTCGGGCCCGTCGAGGGCGACGACACCCGTGCCTGGGCGACCCGGCTCCACAACCGCCTGGTGGTCCCTGCCCGGAGCGTGCTGGTGCTCGTCGACCCGCGTCGCCGCGTCATCGAGGTCGTCACCGGCGGCGACGTACGCCGCCACCTGAGCGACGCCGAGGTCGAGCTGGCCGTCCTGGAGATGACGTCGGAGTTCACCGCCGGCAACATGCTGGTCGGTCTCCAGCGCGGCATCGCCATGCTCGCCGAGCACGCCAGGCCGCAGACGACCCTCCACGCCTGA
- a CDS encoding MarR family winged helix-turn-helix transcriptional regulator, which yields MTGTGEPRWLDDDQQHSWRALMMGMTLLLERLDDDLRREFSMSLTEYEVLVRLSERPGRAMRMAQLADAMAHSRSRVTHTVARMEAVGYVTRGTTPEDGRGVVATMTEKGYDLLVRAAPCHVESVRLNILDLVPAEDFAAVGRVFDRVSDHLVNRHPESEIRTS from the coding sequence ATGACCGGGACGGGGGAGCCGCGATGGCTCGACGACGACCAGCAACACTCCTGGCGTGCCCTGATGATGGGGATGACCCTCCTTCTGGAGCGCCTCGACGACGACCTGCGGCGTGAGTTCAGCATGTCGTTGACCGAGTACGAGGTGCTCGTCCGGCTGTCCGAGCGACCCGGCCGGGCGATGCGGATGGCCCAGCTCGCCGACGCGATGGCGCACTCGCGAAGCCGGGTGACCCACACCGTCGCGCGCATGGAGGCGGTCGGCTACGTCACCCGCGGCACGACGCCCGAGGACGGGCGCGGAGTGGTGGCGACCATGACCGAGAAGGGCTACGACCTCCTCGTGCGCGCGGCTCCGTGCCACGTCGAGAGCGTACGACTCAACATCCTCGACCTCGTGCCGGCCGAGGACTTCGCCGCCGTGGGCCGGGTCTTCGACCGGGTGTCCGACCACCTGGTCAACCGGCACCCGGAGTCGGAGATCCGCACCTCCTGA
- a CDS encoding mycothiol-dependent nitroreductase Rv2466c family protein gives MATADLWFDPLCPFAWITSRWIREVEQVRDIDVQWHVMSLAYLNKDKDIPDGYREMLQGTEKPVRVAIKIAEDYDNRTLGDWYTAIGTRRHNNGEELSKETVAASLADVGLPADLIEAWDDASLDDAVAKSHHEGMDPVGDDVGTPTIHINGSAFFGPVLSKIPRGEEAGELWDGAVAVAKFPYFYELKRSRTGDLDFS, from the coding sequence ATGGCTACCGCTGACCTCTGGTTCGACCCGCTCTGCCCGTTCGCCTGGATCACCTCGCGCTGGATCCGCGAGGTCGAGCAGGTCCGTGACATCGACGTGCAGTGGCACGTGATGTCGCTGGCCTACCTCAACAAGGACAAGGACATCCCCGACGGCTACCGCGAGATGCTGCAGGGCACCGAGAAGCCCGTCCGCGTCGCGATCAAGATCGCCGAGGACTACGACAACAGGACGCTCGGTGACTGGTACACCGCCATCGGCACCCGGCGCCACAACAACGGCGAGGAGCTCTCGAAGGAGACCGTCGCCGCGTCGCTGGCCGACGTCGGCCTCCCGGCCGACCTGATCGAGGCCTGGGACGACGCGTCGCTCGACGACGCCGTCGCCAAGAGCCACCACGAGGGCATGGACCCCGTCGGTGACGACGTCGGCACCCCGACCATCCACATCAACGGCTCCGCGTTCTTCGGCCCCGTCCTCTCCAAGATCCCGCGCGGCGAGGAGGCCGGTGAGCTGTGGGACGGCGCGGTCGCCGTCGCGAAGTTCCCCTACTTCTACGAGCTCAAGCGCTCCCGCACCGGCGACCTCGACTTCAGCTGA
- a CDS encoding mechanosensitive ion channel family protein, producing the protein MPHPLTTPFIAMTEVSGSETNPCDTGEDLCNLTWEQTGDSTLATAADWIVGKPSALLGLVLIGLVVRWLLHRLIDRIVRRAEHGMLPNRVSRAISGGRMGAALNLNEDPGYTRRAQRAATMGSLLKSIVTGVVLTVVTLMFIAELGYDIAPLIASAGIIGVAIGFGSQALVKDFLSGIFMIFEDQYGVGDEVDLGEASGTVEAVSLRVTRLRDVNGTVWYVRNGEILRVGNMSQNWARTVLDVGVTYAEDLAHVQRVLADVAHDLWDDEDFKGRVIEEPSVWGVQELGPDGVLVRVALKTAPLEQWAVAREMRQRIKARFDLEGIEVPFAQRVLWIREQERPHPSLTDEDEQPPARGPAQTEAEVAPTGETPA; encoded by the coding sequence ATGCCTCACCCCCTCACCACCCCGTTCATTGCCATGACCGAGGTCTCCGGGAGCGAGACCAACCCCTGCGACACCGGCGAGGACCTCTGCAACCTGACGTGGGAGCAGACGGGCGACTCCACCCTCGCGACGGCCGCCGACTGGATCGTCGGCAAGCCGTCCGCCCTCCTGGGACTGGTCCTGATCGGACTCGTGGTCCGGTGGCTTCTCCACCGGCTCATCGACCGCATCGTCCGGAGGGCCGAGCACGGGATGCTGCCCAACCGCGTCAGCCGTGCCATCTCGGGCGGCCGGATGGGCGCGGCCCTCAACCTGAACGAGGACCCCGGCTACACGCGACGGGCCCAGCGTGCGGCCACGATGGGATCGCTGCTGAAGAGCATCGTCACCGGCGTGGTGCTCACCGTCGTCACCCTCATGTTCATCGCCGAGCTCGGCTACGACATCGCCCCCCTCATCGCCAGCGCCGGGATCATCGGCGTGGCCATCGGCTTCGGCTCGCAGGCGCTGGTCAAGGACTTCCTCTCCGGCATCTTCATGATCTTCGAGGACCAGTACGGCGTCGGCGACGAGGTCGACCTCGGCGAGGCCTCCGGCACGGTCGAGGCCGTCAGCCTGCGCGTCACACGGCTGCGCGACGTCAACGGCACCGTCTGGTACGTCCGCAACGGCGAGATCCTCCGCGTCGGCAACATGAGCCAGAACTGGGCCCGCACGGTCCTCGACGTGGGCGTCACCTACGCCGAGGACCTCGCCCACGTGCAGCGCGTGCTGGCCGACGTCGCGCACGACCTCTGGGACGACGAGGACTTCAAGGGCCGCGTCATCGAGGAGCCCTCCGTGTGGGGCGTGCAGGAGCTCGGCCCCGACGGCGTGCTCGTGCGCGTCGCGCTCAAGACCGCCCCCCTCGAGCAGTGGGCGGTCGCCCGCGAGATGCGGCAGCGGATCAAGGCGCGCTTCGACCTCGAGGGCATCGAGGTCCCGTTCGCCCAGCGCGTGCTGTGGATCCGCGAGCAGGAGCGCCCCCACCCCTCGCTCACCGACGAGGACGAGCAGCCGCCCGCCCGGGGTCCGGCGCAGACCGAGGCCGAGGTCGCCCCCACCGGCGAGACCCCGGCCTGA
- a CDS encoding globin, producing MTTTFYEEIGGEETIRTIVHRFYAGVADDELLRPMYPEADLGPAEERFTLFLMQYWGGPTTYGDTRGHPRLRMRHAPFSVTPDAAQRWLVHFRAGLDEAGLTEEQDARFWDYVTHAAQFMVNSME from the coding sequence GTGACGACCACGTTCTACGAGGAGATCGGCGGCGAGGAGACGATCCGCACGATCGTCCACCGCTTCTACGCCGGCGTCGCCGACGACGAGCTGCTGCGCCCGATGTACCCCGAGGCGGACCTCGGGCCCGCCGAGGAGCGGTTCACGCTGTTCCTGATGCAGTACTGGGGCGGCCCGACGACGTACGGCGACACGCGGGGCCACCCGCGGCTGCGGATGCGCCACGCCCCGTTCAGCGTGACGCCCGACGCCGCGCAGCGATGGCTGGTGCACTTCCGGGCCGGGCTCGACGAGGCCGGCCTCACCGAGGAGCAGGACGCCAGGTTCTGGGACTACGTGACGCACGCGGCCCAGTTCATGGTCAACTCGATGGAGTGA
- the pepN gene encoding aminopeptidase N, whose protein sequence is MPGTNLTRDEAATRAALLDVTAYTVDLDLTSATQPEATTFVSTTTLEFTCREPGAGTFADLVAPTVREITLNGRSLDPATAYADSRIALDGLEETNTLVVTADCAYSNTGEGLHRFVDPADDKVYLYSQFEVPDARRVFTTFEQPDLKAVFTFNVTAPSHWVVVSNAATPEPAQDGQSGASTWRFPTTKRMSTYITAIVAGEYHGEFDTYEGKFGTIPLGHYCRQSLKEHMDTAELVKLTKQSFEWFEEQFDYPYPFGKYDQLYVPEYNAGAMENAGCVTLRDEYLPRSRQPRSFFEFRASVITHEMAHMWFGDLVTMKWWDDLWLNESFAEWACYWCEANATEFDDAWTGFANARKQTGYRADQLPSTHPIAADNVDLHAVEVNFDMITYAKGASVLKQLVAWVGIEPFLEGLRSYFKEWEYGNPEFKDLLATLEKSSGRELQGWAQEWLQTAGVNTLAPSFELDADGAYTAFAVSQTAHEDWPTLRRHRLGIGLYDEVDGRLVRRDYVEIDVEGASTEVPELVGVKQPALLLLNDEDHAYAKIRLDERSLATAIASLSTFEDSLPRALVWGAAWDMTRDGEMRTRDWADLVLANIGLETDAWAVTRIPASTALAINFYSDPAHRPELKATWEKGLRELLLAAQPGSDHQLTFARSYAGAAHSDAAVGDLIGLLDGSFAVDGLAVDQDMRWALITALAKQGRFGDAEIDAELEVDKTISGKEQAAAARAAQPTAEAKAAAWDALIDPSTPNETSREIAFSIFRFGQEDVLAPYLEKFLAASETLVDTLGFHKASTILEYGFPKPLGSEATLGRLDEWLADSSAPKQAQRYVGEARAEIARALAAQQYDAR, encoded by the coding sequence ATGCCTGGAACCAACCTCACCCGGGACGAGGCCGCCACCCGCGCCGCCCTCCTGGACGTCACGGCGTACACCGTCGACCTGGACCTGACGTCAGCCACCCAGCCCGAGGCGACCACCTTCGTCTCGACCACCACGCTCGAGTTCACCTGCCGCGAGCCCGGGGCCGGCACCTTCGCCGACCTGGTCGCTCCCACCGTCCGCGAGATCACCCTCAACGGGCGCAGCCTCGACCCCGCGACGGCGTACGCCGACAGCCGGATCGCGCTCGACGGCCTCGAGGAGACCAACACGCTCGTCGTGACCGCGGACTGCGCCTACTCCAACACCGGTGAGGGCCTGCACCGCTTCGTCGACCCGGCCGACGACAAGGTCTACCTCTACAGCCAGTTCGAGGTGCCCGACGCCCGCCGCGTCTTCACCACCTTCGAGCAGCCCGACCTGAAGGCCGTCTTCACCTTCAACGTCACCGCACCGTCGCACTGGGTCGTGGTCTCCAACGCCGCGACGCCCGAGCCCGCCCAGGACGGGCAGAGCGGCGCGTCGACCTGGCGCTTCCCCACCACCAAGCGGATGTCGACCTACATCACCGCGATCGTGGCCGGCGAGTACCACGGCGAGTTCGACACCTACGAGGGCAAGTTCGGCACCATCCCGCTCGGCCACTACTGCCGCCAGTCGCTCAAGGAGCACATGGACACGGCGGAGCTCGTCAAGCTCACCAAGCAGAGCTTCGAGTGGTTCGAGGAGCAGTTCGACTACCCCTACCCGTTCGGGAAGTACGACCAGCTCTACGTCCCCGAGTACAACGCCGGCGCGATGGAGAACGCCGGTTGCGTGACGCTGCGCGACGAGTACCTCCCCCGCAGCCGCCAGCCGCGCTCGTTCTTCGAGTTCCGCGCCTCGGTCATCACCCACGAGATGGCCCACATGTGGTTCGGCGACCTCGTGACCATGAAGTGGTGGGACGACCTCTGGCTCAACGAGTCGTTCGCCGAGTGGGCCTGCTACTGGTGCGAGGCCAACGCCACCGAGTTCGACGACGCGTGGACCGGCTTCGCCAACGCCCGCAAGCAGACCGGCTACCGCGCCGACCAGCTGCCCTCGACGCACCCGATCGCGGCCGACAACGTCGACCTGCACGCGGTCGAGGTCAACTTCGACATGATCACCTACGCCAAGGGCGCCTCGGTGCTCAAGCAGCTCGTCGCATGGGTCGGCATCGAGCCCTTCCTGGAGGGCCTGCGCAGCTACTTCAAGGAGTGGGAGTACGGCAACCCGGAGTTCAAGGACCTGCTCGCCACCCTGGAGAAGTCCTCGGGCCGCGAGCTGCAGGGCTGGGCCCAGGAGTGGCTGCAGACCGCGGGCGTCAACACGCTCGCCCCGTCCTTCGAGCTCGACGCCGACGGCGCCTACACGGCGTTCGCGGTGAGCCAGACGGCACACGAGGACTGGCCGACGCTTCGCCGGCACCGGCTCGGCATCGGCCTCTACGACGAGGTCGACGGCCGCCTGGTGCGTCGCGACTACGTCGAGATCGACGTCGAGGGCGCCAGCACCGAGGTGCCGGAGCTCGTCGGGGTGAAGCAGCCGGCGCTGCTCCTGCTCAACGACGAGGACCACGCCTACGCCAAGATCCGCCTCGACGAGCGGTCGCTGGCGACCGCCATCGCGTCGCTGTCCACCTTCGAGGACTCGCTCCCGCGCGCCCTCGTGTGGGGTGCCGCGTGGGACATGACCCGCGACGGCGAGATGCGCACCCGCGACTGGGCCGACCTGGTCCTTGCAAACATCGGGCTGGAGACCGACGCGTGGGCGGTGACCCGGATCCCGGCGTCCACCGCGCTGGCGATCAACTTCTACTCCGACCCCGCGCACCGTCCCGAGCTGAAGGCGACGTGGGAGAAGGGCCTGCGTGAGCTGCTGCTCGCCGCCCAGCCGGGCAGTGACCACCAGCTCACCTTCGCCCGCTCGTACGCCGGCGCCGCCCACAGCGACGCCGCGGTCGGCGACCTCATCGGCCTGCTCGACGGGTCGTTCGCGGTCGACGGGCTGGCCGTCGACCAGGACATGCGCTGGGCGCTCATCACGGCGCTCGCCAAGCAGGGGCGCTTCGGCGACGCCGAGATCGACGCCGAGCTCGAGGTCGACAAGACCATCTCGGGCAAGGAGCAGGCCGCCGCGGCCCGCGCCGCGCAGCCGACCGCGGAGGCCAAGGCCGCCGCGTGGGACGCGCTCATCGACCCGTCGACCCCCAACGAGACGTCGCGCGAGATCGCGTTCTCGATCTTCCGCTTCGGCCAGGAGGACGTGCTCGCGCCCTACCTCGAGAAGTTCCTGGCCGCGTCGGAGACGCTCGTCGACACGCTGGGCTTCCACAAGGCGTCGACGATCCTCGAGTACGGCTTCCCCAAACCGCTGGGGTCCGAGGCCACCCTCGGCCGCCTCGACGAGTGGCTCGCGGACAGCTCGGCGCCCAAGCAGGCGCAGCGCTACGTCGGCGAGGCGCGTGCCGAGATCGCCCGGGCGCTGGCAGCCCAGCAGTACGACGCCCGCTGA
- a CDS encoding TetR/AcrR family transcriptional regulator — translation MSPAREELSPRRRQILAAATTVLAQQGNRGLTHRAVDREAGLSEGSSSAYFRTRDALLRALGDVVADRLAADVAALGTRLASCPGDHERAVAEVSRLFSRWLGEPDLLAARLELTVAATRDAALAERFTQWRDDLVRTVRGVMEAADEDGGASAETLVASLDGVLLASLLLPQRRRRPFVSASVEQLLSGLGPNPAQT, via the coding sequence GTGAGCCCAGCGCGCGAGGAGCTGTCGCCGCGTCGCCGGCAGATCCTGGCGGCGGCGACGACGGTGCTGGCGCAGCAGGGCAACCGCGGGCTCACCCATCGCGCGGTCGACCGCGAGGCGGGACTGTCCGAGGGGAGCTCGTCGGCCTACTTCCGCACCCGCGACGCCCTGCTCCGCGCCCTGGGGGACGTCGTCGCGGACCGGCTGGCCGCCGACGTGGCCGCACTGGGAACGCGGCTCGCGTCGTGCCCCGGCGACCACGAGCGCGCCGTCGCGGAGGTCTCCCGGCTCTTCTCGCGGTGGCTCGGCGAGCCCGACCTGCTGGCCGCCCGGCTCGAGCTGACGGTCGCCGCCACCCGCGACGCGGCCCTCGCCGAGCGCTTCACCCAGTGGCGCGACGACCTCGTCCGGACCGTGCGCGGCGTGATGGAGGCGGCGGACGAGGACGGGGGCGCCTCGGCTGAGACGCTCGTCGCGTCGCTGGACGGCGTCCTGCTCGCGTCGCTCCTGCTCCCCCAGCGGCGTCGTCGTCCGTTCGTCAGCGCGAGCGTCGAGCAGCTGCTGTCGGGGCTCGGACCCAACCCTGCGCAGACCTGA
- a CDS encoding transcriptional regulator — protein MRLLGFADTPRVAARFGLDRDDTSSLLEDFRADGWVTTSEFAGTAGWSLTDRGRAADERLLADELAATGARETVVQVHERFVPLNARFQDTVTRWQLRPIGGNSFAANDHTDFRWDDRVIASLRSVGRRLGGLEDDLVRVLPRFTGYARRYDAAMARVVAGQRQWVDGVEVDSCHLVWIQLHEDLLATLGLERGDGR, from the coding sequence GTGCGACTGCTGGGATTCGCGGACACGCCTCGCGTAGCGGCGCGCTTCGGGCTCGACCGCGACGACACCTCGAGCCTGCTCGAGGACTTCCGGGCCGATGGTTGGGTGACGACGAGCGAGTTCGCGGGCACCGCCGGGTGGTCCCTGACCGACCGGGGCAGGGCGGCGGACGAACGTCTGCTCGCCGACGAGCTCGCGGCCACCGGAGCCCGCGAGACGGTGGTGCAGGTGCACGAGCGCTTCGTGCCGCTCAACGCCCGCTTCCAGGACACGGTCACCCGGTGGCAGCTGCGACCGATCGGCGGCAACTCGTTCGCCGCCAACGACCACACCGACTTCCGCTGGGACGACCGGGTGATCGCGTCACTGCGGTCGGTGGGGCGTCGGCTCGGTGGGCTGGAGGACGACCTCGTGCGCGTCCTTCCGCGTTTCACGGGGTACGCGAGGAGGTACGACGCGGCGATGGCGCGGGTCGTCGCCGGCCAGCGCCAGTGGGTGGACGGCGTGGAGGTGGACTCGTGCCACCTCGTCTGGATCCAGCTCCACGAGGACCTGCTCGCCACCCTCGGCCTCGAGCGCGGCGACGGGCGCTGA